One window of the Mycteria americana isolate JAX WOST 10 ecotype Jacksonville Zoo and Gardens unplaced genomic scaffold, USCA_MyAme_1.0 Scaffold_129, whole genome shotgun sequence genome contains the following:
- the LAMTOR4 gene encoding ragulator complex protein LAMTOR4 isoform X2 codes for MTTALTQGLERIPDQLGYLVISDGAVLASSGDLENDEQTAAILSELVATACGLRLQRGHDPPFKRLSEALRGEAAEPRPGAHCCLRCVPAVTKRGDGPPHPRCHQEGGWSPSSPLSPRALGRGGHQLPVPAGPRALQ; via the exons ATG aCCACGGCGCTGACCCAGGGGCTGGAGCGCATCCCGGACCAGCTGGGCTACCTGGTCATCAGCGATGGGGCCGTGCTGGCG TCGTCGGGCGACCTGGAGAACGATGAGCAGACGGCCGCCATCCTCTCAGAGCTGGTGGCCACAGCCTGCGGGCTGCGGCTCCAGCGCGGCCACGACCCCCCCTTCAAGCGCCTCTCAG AAGCTCTTCGTGGTGAAGCGGCAGAACCACGTCCAGGAGCCCATTGCTGTCTGAGATGCGTCCCCGCTGTCACCAAGAGGGGGGATGGTCCCCCTCATCCCCGCTGTCACCAAGAGGGGGGATGGTCCCCCtcatccccactgtccccaagggCCTTGGGGCGGGGCGGACACCAACTCCCCGTCCCTGCTGGCCCCAGGGCCCTGCAATGA
- the LAMTOR4 gene encoding ragulator complex protein LAMTOR4 isoform X3: MTTALTQGLERIPDQLGYLVISDGAVLASSGDLENDEQTAAILSELVATACGLRLQRGHDPPFKRLSVVFGEHSLLVTVSGQKLFVVKRQNHVQEPIAV, translated from the exons ATG aCCACGGCGCTGACCCAGGGGCTGGAGCGCATCCCGGACCAGCTGGGCTACCTGGTCATCAGCGATGGGGCCGTGCTGGCG TCGTCGGGCGACCTGGAGAACGATGAGCAGACGGCCGCCATCCTCTCAGAGCTGGTGGCCACAGCCTGCGGGCTGCGGCTCCAGCGCGGCCACGACCCCCCCTTCAAGCGCCTCTCAG TGGTGTTCGGGGAACACTCCCTCCTCGTCACCGTCTCTGGACAGAAGCTCTTCGTGGTGAAGCGGCAGAACCACGTCCAGGAGCCCATTGCTGTCTGA
- the LAMTOR4 gene encoding ragulator complex protein LAMTOR4 isoform X4: MSSGDLENDEQTAAILSELVATACGLRLQRGHDPPFKRLSVVFGEHSLLVTVSGQKLFVVKRQNHVQEPIAV; the protein is encoded by the exons ATG TCGTCGGGCGACCTGGAGAACGATGAGCAGACGGCCGCCATCCTCTCAGAGCTGGTGGCCACAGCCTGCGGGCTGCGGCTCCAGCGCGGCCACGACCCCCCCTTCAAGCGCCTCTCAG TGGTGTTCGGGGAACACTCCCTCCTCGTCACCGTCTCTGGACAGAAGCTCTTCGTGGTGAAGCGGCAGAACCACGTCCAGGAGCCCATTGCTGTCTGA
- the LAMTOR4 gene encoding ragulator complex protein LAMTOR4 isoform X1, with the protein MTTALTQGLERIPDQLGYLVISDGAVLASSGDLENDEQTAAILSELVATACGLRLQRGHDPPFKRLSEALRGEAAEPRPGAHCCLRCVPAVTKRGDGPPHPHCPQGPWGGADTNSPSLLAPGPCNDTHSCPCHLEGLGDWSSTSLPSPRPHGVPCVPWGPAASPPTHAVPLLRQ; encoded by the exons ATG aCCACGGCGCTGACCCAGGGGCTGGAGCGCATCCCGGACCAGCTGGGCTACCTGGTCATCAGCGATGGGGCCGTGCTGGCG TCGTCGGGCGACCTGGAGAACGATGAGCAGACGGCCGCCATCCTCTCAGAGCTGGTGGCCACAGCCTGCGGGCTGCGGCTCCAGCGCGGCCACGACCCCCCCTTCAAGCGCCTCTCAG AAGCTCTTCGTGGTGAAGCGGCAGAACCACGTCCAGGAGCCCATTGCTGTCTGAGATGCGTCCCCGCTGTCACCAAGAGGGGGGATGGTCCCCCTCATCCCC actgtccccaagggCCTTGGGGCGGGGCGGACACCAACTCCCCGTCCCTGCTGGCCCCAGGGCCCTGCAATGACACCCACTCATGTCCCTGTCACCTCGAGGGCCTTGGGGACTGGTCCTCCACGTCCCTGCCATCCCCAAGGCCACACGGTGTCCCCTGCGTGCCTTGGGGCCCCGCAGCATCACCCCCCACGCACGCTGTCCCTCTGTTGAGGCAATAA